The Acidicapsa acidisoli genome contains a region encoding:
- a CDS encoding acyltransferase, which produces MKISASPVHTRHRGFDLLRVIAIYMVMQIHTGEFEYISSNGTVLHTAGSWAVGWTNSLLRVCVPLFVMITGFFLFPIEDERKFFRKRFTRVLIPFVIWCAVYAFYYYAQGAITLHTALLNIAKIPVNYGTEVGHLWFVYMLMAIYLIAPVFSPWIVSASRKSMELFLALWGVTLTLPFIHLFFAEVWGECYWNATPTLYYFSGFIGYAVLAAYIKRFWMAPSSRIDWLAIGMIVVGYSATAGGFLYRLRYEHEVKSLELTWNFTILNVAIMTAGLFLLFRNIHANRSNSLLWRLIDDLSRMSYGMYLAHIIVLNAIHTRMAPIIGNAFVRIPAIAFTTFLITYLGVKLISLLPGSKYIVG; this is translated from the coding sequence TTGAAAATCTCAGCTTCTCCCGTCCACACGCGGCATCGCGGCTTCGATCTCTTGCGCGTTATTGCGATTTACATGGTCATGCAGATCCACACCGGCGAGTTCGAGTACATATCATCAAACGGAACCGTACTGCACACGGCGGGGTCCTGGGCCGTGGGATGGACAAACTCGCTCCTGCGCGTCTGCGTGCCGCTGTTCGTCATGATTACCGGATTCTTCCTTTTTCCCATCGAAGATGAGCGTAAATTCTTCCGGAAGCGCTTCACCCGTGTATTGATTCCCTTCGTGATCTGGTGCGCAGTCTACGCCTTCTATTACTACGCGCAAGGAGCGATCACTCTTCATACCGCATTGCTCAACATCGCCAAAATCCCCGTCAACTACGGCACCGAAGTCGGCCATCTGTGGTTCGTCTACATGCTGATGGCGATCTACCTAATCGCACCCGTGTTCTCGCCGTGGATCGTATCGGCAAGCCGCAAGAGCATGGAACTCTTCCTGGCGCTGTGGGGCGTGACATTGACGCTGCCCTTCATTCACCTCTTCTTCGCAGAGGTGTGGGGCGAGTGTTATTGGAATGCAACGCCAACCCTCTACTACTTCTCAGGCTTCATCGGCTATGCCGTACTGGCCGCCTACATCAAGCGATTCTGGATGGCGCCTTCGTCGCGTATCGACTGGCTCGCAATCGGCATGATTGTGGTGGGTTATTCTGCTACCGCCGGAGGGTTTCTCTACAGACTTCGCTACGAGCATGAAGTAAAGAGTCTCGAGCTGACATGGAATTTCACCATACTGAACGTTGCGATCATGACTGCAGGACTCTTCCTGCTCTTCCGAAACATTCATGCGAATCGCAGCAACAGCCTCCTATGGCGATTGATAGACGATCTTTCGCGCATGAGCTATGGCATGTACCTGGCGCACATCATCGTACTCAACGCCATTCATACCCGCATGGCGCCCATAATCGGAAATGCGTTTGTGCGCATTCCAGCGATCGCATTCACTACTTTCCTTATTACCTATCTCGGGGTCAAGCTGATCTCATTGTTGCCGGGGAGCAAATACATCGTCGGCTAA
- a CDS encoding L,D-transpeptidase family protein, with protein sequence MAAPQPAAPPVLAHSTQMIVVVTPGWDAVQGWLERFERADSQESWRSVGEPVPIVVGSRGMGWGIGLIDAGQPGIRIEPEPIKIEGDGKSPAGVFTMGTAFGYSIQPLPGLKLPYLVLTESIECVDDVSSKNYNRIVDRSTVAPDWNSSEHMRDVGESYRWGVVIDHNAIVPSRTVPQPRGGSCVFLHIWHSSDRGTAGCTAMTRNNLESLLLWLNPARLPVLVQLPESAYQRLAVSWGLPQQPAPATH encoded by the coding sequence TTGGCCGCGCCTCAACCTGCTGCACCGCCGGTTCTCGCGCATTCCACACAGATGATCGTCGTAGTCACGCCTGGCTGGGACGCGGTCCAGGGCTGGCTGGAGCGTTTCGAGCGCGCTGATTCGCAGGAGTCATGGCGTTCCGTGGGCGAACCCGTCCCTATCGTGGTTGGCAGCAGGGGTATGGGCTGGGGCATAGGCCTCATCGATGCTGGACAACCGGGTATCCGCATCGAACCCGAACCAATCAAGATAGAGGGGGATGGCAAGTCGCCAGCCGGCGTTTTCACCATGGGTACGGCATTCGGCTACTCAATCCAGCCCCTACCTGGACTCAAGCTGCCCTATCTCGTCCTCACTGAATCCATTGAATGCGTCGACGACGTCTCATCGAAGAACTATAACCGGATCGTCGACCGTTCCACCGTTGCACCTGACTGGAACAGCTCCGAGCATATGCGCGATGTCGGCGAATCCTATCGCTGGGGAGTCGTGATCGATCACAACGCCATTGTACCGAGTCGCACGGTACCACAGCCGCGAGGCGGCTCTTGTGTTTTTCTCCATATCTGGCACAGCAGCGACCGCGGCACCGCTGGCTGCACCGCGATGACCAGGAACAATCTCGAATCCCTGCTCCTCTGGCTCAATCCAGCTCGGCTGCCGGTTCTGGTCCAACTGCCCGAGTCGGCATATCAACGCTTAGCCGTATCGTGGGGTCTTCCTCAGCAGCCGGCACCTGCTACGCATTAA
- a CDS encoding M15 family metallopeptidase, which yields MSFRITPLRPVEELRAEALKSQAPKEEGTFREPDLVELVKLDPTIKLDIRYATTNNFLGTPVYTQARAFLERPAARALVLANHQLRHHGYGLIIHDGYRPWYVTKIFWDATPDDKKNFVANPAEGSKHNRGCAVDLSLYDLKTGEEVQMPSGYDEMTDRAYADYPGGTADERARRALLREAMEKQGFKVIPDEWWHFDYKDWKLYPIINVKFEDLSQ from the coding sequence GTGAGTTTTCGCATTACGCCGCTGCGGCCAGTGGAAGAACTGCGCGCGGAGGCATTGAAAAGTCAGGCGCCTAAAGAAGAAGGGACTTTCCGCGAGCCCGACTTGGTGGAACTGGTCAAGCTCGATCCGACCATAAAATTGGATATCCGATACGCGACCACGAACAATTTTCTGGGTACTCCAGTTTACACGCAGGCACGAGCTTTTCTGGAGCGGCCGGCCGCGCGGGCACTGGTGCTCGCCAATCACCAGTTGAGGCATCATGGATACGGCCTAATTATTCACGACGGCTACCGTCCGTGGTACGTGACCAAGATCTTTTGGGACGCGACGCCGGATGATAAGAAAAACTTTGTCGCTAACCCCGCAGAGGGATCAAAGCACAACCGCGGGTGCGCGGTGGACCTCTCTCTATATGATCTGAAGACGGGTGAAGAAGTGCAGATGCCGAGCGGCTATGACGAGATGACCGATCGTGCCTACGCCGACTATCCGGGCGGCACAGCCGATGAGCGCGCCCGTCGTGCGCTGCTGCGCGAGGCCATGGAAAAACAGGGCTTCAAAGTGATCCCGGATGAGTGGTGGCACTTCGACTACAAGGATTGGAAGCTCTACCCGATCATCAACGTAAAATTCGAGGATTTAAGCCAGTAG
- a CDS encoding type III polyketide synthase: MTTAHINRIATAVPQHNVHRAFIDFAANLLSEGTTRNLFRRMARLSAIEDRYSFVNPIHAEGGSWGDAEQIYVPGDFPGTARRMELFERFAPQLARSALDKLSLTEAERRSITHVIVTSCTGLYAPGLDFEVVNHLGLSPSVERTMIGFMGCYAAVNAMKLAHHTVRSEPDAAVLVLNLELCTLHFQETHQLEQILSFLVFADGCAASLITAQHKGLAIDSFLAVSIPQTIDLITWRIGELGFDMHLSGEVPGEICRALKQSGPEITRGQDPLCVDWWAVHPGGRSILDSVEKGLSLGADALACSRDILARYGNMSSASVMFVLQQIMERAKAGQQGCAMSFGPGLTAETMLFHAA, from the coding sequence ATGACAACCGCACACATTAATCGCATCGCAACAGCAGTCCCTCAGCACAATGTCCATCGGGCATTCATTGATTTTGCGGCTAACTTGCTCTCAGAGGGTACGACCAGAAATCTGTTTCGCCGTATGGCGCGCTTGTCGGCAATCGAAGATCGCTACTCATTCGTGAATCCGATCCACGCTGAAGGCGGCTCGTGGGGCGATGCTGAGCAGATCTATGTGCCAGGAGACTTTCCCGGAACAGCGCGTCGCATGGAGTTGTTCGAACGCTTTGCCCCACAGTTGGCACGCAGCGCATTGGACAAGCTTTCACTTACTGAAGCGGAGCGGCGAAGCATAACGCACGTGATCGTGACGTCGTGCACCGGACTCTACGCTCCGGGCCTGGACTTCGAAGTCGTCAACCATCTCGGGCTTTCCCCGTCGGTCGAACGAACGATGATCGGCTTCATGGGATGCTACGCCGCCGTTAACGCAATGAAGCTGGCCCATCACACTGTGCGTTCCGAGCCGGATGCAGCAGTCCTGGTATTGAATCTTGAGCTCTGCACGTTACACTTTCAGGAAACCCATCAGTTGGAACAGATACTGTCCTTTCTGGTCTTTGCGGATGGTTGCGCTGCCTCTCTGATAACCGCGCAGCATAAAGGGCTGGCCATCGACAGCTTTCTCGCCGTTTCTATTCCCCAGACAATCGACCTGATTACCTGGCGAATTGGTGAACTCGGATTCGACATGCATCTTTCCGGCGAGGTGCCCGGGGAAATCTGCCGAGCGTTGAAGCAATCAGGACCTGAAATAACGCGTGGGCAAGATCCGTTGTGCGTCGACTGGTGGGCGGTGCATCCAGGCGGCCGCTCAATTCTCGACTCGGTAGAGAAAGGCCTTTCCCTGGGCGCAGATGCTCTCGCATGTTCACGCGACATTCTGGCGCGATATGGCAACATGTCCTCTGCAAGCGTTATGTTCGTGTTACAGCAGATTATGGAGCGAGCAAAGGCGGGGCAACAAGGCTGTGCCATGTCCTTTGGACCTGGACTCACGGCGGAGACCATGCTCTTCCATGCCGCTTAG
- a CDS encoding methyltransferase domain-containing protein, which translates to MPLSIPDFRHRLQLDELMDEPCSREEIRACLRDISRTNRWTLAYRPLLHWLDTFTKDVPMLGEPLRILDIGCGDGDGLRRIDQWARQRDIDVELTGLDLNPDTIEIAAEASPAASRIQWINADVLAYAPQEPVHLVVSSLFTHHLVEDDIVRFIQWMEQHAGLGWFINDLSRAPIPYHLFRIFSKLARLHPFVQHDGPVSIARSFVPNDWQRMCTAAGLRNHDFAVQSFTPARLCVARRKPRPVRKSK; encoded by the coding sequence ATGCCGCTTAGCATTCCGGATTTCCGCCATCGCTTGCAGCTTGATGAACTGATGGACGAGCCATGCAGCCGCGAAGAGATTCGCGCCTGCCTTCGGGACATCTCAAGGACAAATCGCTGGACGTTGGCCTACCGGCCCCTGCTGCACTGGCTTGATACTTTCACGAAAGATGTACCGATGCTTGGGGAACCCCTGCGCATCCTTGACATTGGCTGCGGCGATGGAGATGGGCTGCGCAGGATCGACCAATGGGCAAGGCAGCGAGATATCGACGTGGAGTTGACGGGCCTCGACTTGAATCCGGACACGATAGAGATTGCAGCGGAGGCCAGTCCTGCCGCGAGCAGAATTCAATGGATCAATGCCGATGTACTTGCTTACGCGCCACAGGAACCGGTTCACCTGGTCGTCAGTTCCCTCTTTACCCATCATCTTGTCGAAGACGATATTGTTCGATTCATTCAATGGATGGAGCAGCACGCCGGACTCGGATGGTTTATCAACGACCTCTCCCGCGCACCGATTCCGTACCATCTCTTCCGTATCTTCTCAAAGTTGGCGAGACTCCATCCCTTTGTACAACATGACGGACCCGTCTCCATTGCACGGTCTTTCGTGCCGAATGACTGGCAAAGAATGTGCACTGCCGCCGGTCTGCGAAATCATGACTTCGCTGTACAGAGCTTCACGCCGGCGCGTCTTTGTGTCGCAAGACGAAAGCCGCGGCCAGTGAGAAAGTCCAAATGA
- a CDS encoding NAD(P)/FAD-dependent oxidoreductase, translating into MSVSSVMVDNLVIGGGLAGTMVAIRLAAAGRQVTLVEKESSAHHKVCGEFLSHEAIEYLHLVGVSPSGLGAATIRTLRLSSRREVIETALPFRALSLSRYALDAAMLTCAERRGCTVMRGLFVDQLTTDDNLWFAKFRNGESLCAHTVFLANGKHDLRGWDRSPTGQSDLVAFKLHWQLERSQTEALREAIEIFLFSGGYGGLSLVEKDVANLCLIVRRAELRKIGGWTELFKSILGDNRNLQERMRGAKAMWDRPLAVSSIPYGYLADRPFGLWCVGDQAAVIPSFTGDGMSIALHSAALAAEMYLAGDSADQYYRRLRAQLGRGMSFAALLSRLMVTGVGRNLAPLGFSLFPNAMRRIALSTRIPKQAFLGDSTLLSQNESS; encoded by the coding sequence ATGAGCGTTTCCAGCGTCATGGTTGACAACCTTGTCATTGGAGGAGGCCTTGCGGGCACAATGGTGGCGATCCGCCTGGCGGCTGCAGGACGCCAGGTTACTCTCGTTGAGAAAGAGAGTTCCGCGCATCATAAGGTCTGTGGTGAATTTTTGAGCCACGAAGCCATCGAGTATCTGCACCTGGTGGGGGTTAGCCCGTCAGGTCTTGGCGCGGCCACGATCCGTACGCTGCGTCTTTCCTCAAGACGGGAGGTAATAGAAACAGCCCTGCCCTTCCGAGCGCTATCGCTCTCACGGTACGCCCTGGACGCGGCGATGCTCACTTGCGCCGAAAGGCGAGGGTGCACGGTAATGCGTGGGTTATTCGTGGATCAGCTGACAACCGACGACAACCTGTGGTTCGCGAAATTCCGCAACGGTGAATCGTTGTGCGCTCACACGGTGTTTCTGGCGAATGGCAAACACGATCTTCGCGGATGGGATCGTTCACCCACCGGGCAGTCCGACCTCGTCGCCTTCAAATTGCACTGGCAACTGGAGCGTAGCCAGACCGAGGCATTGAGAGAGGCGATTGAGATATTTCTCTTCTCGGGCGGATATGGAGGGCTCTCTCTGGTCGAAAAAGATGTGGCCAATCTGTGCCTGATTGTTCGGCGTGCGGAGTTGCGCAAGATCGGCGGATGGACTGAGCTATTCAAATCTATTCTCGGTGATAACCGGAACTTGCAGGAACGCATGCGAGGCGCAAAAGCCATGTGGGATCGGCCATTGGCCGTCTCCTCGATTCCGTACGGTTATCTTGCCGACCGTCCCTTCGGCCTCTGGTGTGTAGGCGACCAAGCAGCGGTCATCCCATCGTTTACCGGGGATGGCATGTCGATTGCCTTGCACAGTGCAGCTCTTGCCGCGGAGATGTACCTGGCTGGCGACAGCGCCGACCAATACTATCGCAGGCTGCGTGCTCAACTAGGCCGAGGCATGTCGTTCGCAGCGTTGCTCTCGCGATTGATGGTGACAGGTGTGGGTCGCAACCTGGCACCTTTGGGCTTTTCCCTCTTCCCGAATGCGATGCGAAGGATCGCCCTGTCGACCAGGATTCCAAAGCAAGCTTTCCTTGGCGACTCCACTCTTCTCTCCCAGAATGAGTCAAGTTAG
- a CDS encoding DUF4231 domain-containing protein → MPDPIEIPPSDSPDDTAGKFKHNAEVIILLFGRADDTRSAEVRSAFARALIPIAILSNALFVDDGAANGLAGLLGDAIDQVDLAPATLGILSPGTTAPAANHAALMRLPAQCANPGKARFLIAAGLAGKPPSARKLTIALLIGGSDSDKAIALRCARNCWPLLVMRNTGVLGDALLTAKDSVDAGGKLAEIADPDVREIVDSGMMRAIDFSADTDTLKRLLLGPIQKPGEILADAWSRYDELDKGAVKKQTWFRTTQIAILLLTVLATLMAILFSVIHGLDPHKYSWAQSAEGTLHIVMIVIPISISLLVGFNARFRDGNKWILLRAASESVKQHIFRYRTRSGAYSEDQCKTQSASTQLASNIRDITSNLGQSEVNRTNLAPQPIGDPQRTTFLTAEEYLRTRVDDQIAYFVKTTRRLYRQLMILQICILSAGGAGTFLAAIKLDLWVAFTTALATAFASKLELDQVETSLVQYNAALMSLRNIESWWKGLSPWERTRQKNIDLLVDQTETTLEHETAGWVQKMQSTLEKLTEKESSTSQKSDQEPDQKSDQNSNQKSGQTSDQKPSQNPNPNADQKLEQSPDQEPGGNGGS, encoded by the coding sequence ATGCCAGATCCGATCGAGATTCCTCCATCCGACTCCCCGGACGATACTGCGGGGAAATTCAAGCATAATGCAGAAGTAATCATCCTTCTCTTCGGCAGAGCGGACGACACCAGATCCGCAGAAGTGCGAAGTGCTTTTGCGCGGGCACTCATTCCCATCGCGATCCTCTCGAACGCGCTCTTCGTCGACGATGGCGCGGCCAATGGACTTGCCGGGCTGCTTGGCGACGCTATCGATCAGGTAGACCTGGCGCCTGCCACGCTCGGCATTCTGTCGCCGGGAACTACCGCGCCAGCCGCGAATCACGCGGCGCTGATGCGGCTACCCGCGCAGTGTGCAAACCCCGGCAAGGCTCGGTTCTTGATCGCGGCAGGCCTGGCGGGAAAGCCGCCTTCAGCCAGGAAGCTAACTATCGCCCTCCTCATCGGCGGCAGCGATTCCGACAAGGCAATCGCGTTGCGCTGCGCGCGCAATTGCTGGCCGCTGTTGGTCATGCGGAATACAGGGGTGCTTGGAGATGCGCTGCTCACTGCCAAGGATTCCGTGGATGCTGGTGGCAAACTCGCAGAAATAGCCGATCCGGATGTGCGTGAGATCGTCGACAGCGGCATGATGCGAGCAATCGATTTCTCCGCCGATACGGACACCTTAAAACGGCTGCTGCTTGGCCCAATTCAAAAGCCAGGGGAAATTCTTGCTGACGCATGGTCTCGCTATGACGAACTCGATAAAGGCGCGGTCAAAAAGCAGACCTGGTTTCGGACGACCCAGATTGCAATCCTCCTTCTGACGGTGCTCGCAACCTTGATGGCCATTTTGTTCTCTGTGATCCATGGCCTCGATCCTCACAAATACTCTTGGGCGCAGTCCGCCGAAGGAACGCTGCACATCGTCATGATCGTCATCCCGATCAGCATCTCGCTGCTGGTTGGGTTCAACGCCCGGTTCCGCGATGGAAACAAGTGGATACTGCTACGCGCCGCCTCAGAATCGGTGAAACAGCATATCTTCCGATATCGCACCAGGTCGGGCGCTTACAGCGAAGATCAATGCAAAACACAGTCAGCGTCCACACAGCTTGCTTCCAACATCCGGGACATCACCTCAAATCTCGGGCAGAGTGAGGTCAATCGTACCAATCTCGCACCGCAACCGATTGGAGACCCTCAGCGAACCACCTTCCTCACCGCGGAAGAATATCTTCGCACCCGGGTTGACGATCAGATCGCCTATTTTGTGAAAACGACCCGGCGGCTTTATCGCCAATTGATGATCCTCCAGATCTGTATACTCTCCGCCGGCGGCGCAGGCACATTCCTTGCCGCCATCAAATTGGATCTTTGGGTCGCATTCACCACCGCCCTCGCGACGGCCTTCGCATCGAAACTGGAACTCGATCAGGTCGAGACTTCACTTGTTCAATACAACGCAGCCCTCATGAGTCTGCGCAATATCGAATCGTGGTGGAAAGGTCTCTCACCCTGGGAGAGAACGAGACAAAAGAACATCGACCTCCTGGTGGATCAAACCGAAACCACCCTCGAGCACGAAACAGCCGGGTGGGTCCAGAAGATGCAGTCCACGCTTGAGAAGCTCACGGAGAAGGAATCGAGCACCAGCCAGAAATCCGATCAAGAGCCCGATCAGAAGTCTGATCAGAACTCTAACCAGAAGTCCGGCCAGACATCCGATCAGAAACCAAGCCAGAACCCCAATCCAAACGCCGATCAAAAACTCGAGCAGAGCCCCGATCAGGAGCCGGGCGGAAACGGCGGTAGCTGA
- a CDS encoding carboxypeptidase regulatory-like domain-containing protein, with the protein MRFRNPPDTRAHILPIVAALFYLVSVIASAQTDSGRVTGTVSDATGAIIPGATITLTDVDTGAISKMTSKDDGTFTFAAVPRGQYKVDISMDGFTSISQSFTLEVSQVQEINAHLQPGGATTVVQVTDAAPLVDTSTSSVGEDIQGRQVTELPLNGRNFTQLALLTPGVTRGNYGNSASGVNGDVETFRNSESGGGSLSTNGLRPQANNFILDGIDNNESLVNTLDFFPNIEGTEEFKVNTSTAPAEFGRAGGAIVQSSIKSGGSQFHGSAFEFGRSSLFDSNPNHGFIGVAPTPVLPFKRNTFGGSVGGPVWKNHVFLFGDYQGVRENQPLNAESDTVPTMLMRQGNFSELLGTTGITAAPLYIFCPNLYPNGPNGTAVYTSGAIYDPLTCNPFPGNIIPSTQLNPAALNYLNAYPLPNTSGTTNGTENNYTTSRVNVTHNNTFDVRADGNLTKSDRAFARFVYDNSNFSRTSSLPNLPAGFASGENYVHGRGYAVGETHIFSPTVINEFRIGYNRYTFANVPVFSGVPISADLGIVNANRNANLGGGALIGGNGNEIDYTGDYGTYAVPENTYEINDAVTIARTKHTFKFGAAAIRREVAYFRPISGKGYFNFASGDSTGYVVSEMLAGFTDYYSIGAQSGFYGTRNYEFGIFGEDDWHATQRLMLNLGLRYDIITWPTEEYNRQAALDPATGTIELAGVNGVPRTIINNNYGNFAPRIGFAYDVFGTGKTVLRGGYGIYYFLDRGGIDNQLGQQVPFGGSVNYTAQQGYRYTFTGAATPNQNSNANATGPLPLPGFPNFNPNDPPAGINVFAVERTEKLPNVQQYDLQLQQQFGTKTIITLGYVGNKTTHLATGYLDNTNPLGTPSTTPNPYPNIGEVVLNKTDGVSHYNSLQAQLNYKATNTLIFTSSYTWAHNIDDTDGYLDFYAVSPIYVYNHALNKGNSTLDQRNVFVASALYTLPFGRGQMFANHVGRGLDMVIGGWQLNTIVSAETGSPFSVIGVENFGSSYSLRANEKGGDPVTHSVLSQPYLVKSDFSAPAPGTEGNTGRNEYFGPGLAEGDISLFKTLHFTERFATELRAEVYNVTNTPQFTNPDANIIDGTFGQITGTREYSERQMQMAVRFLF; encoded by the coding sequence ATGAGATTCAGGAATCCCCCGGACACACGAGCGCACATTCTCCCCATAGTCGCCGCCCTTTTCTACCTAGTCTCCGTAATCGCATCCGCACAGACGGATAGCGGCCGTGTCACAGGAACAGTGTCCGATGCCACCGGCGCAATCATTCCTGGAGCCACTATCACGCTGACCGATGTCGATACCGGCGCTATCAGCAAGATGACTTCGAAGGATGATGGAACATTCACCTTTGCTGCCGTGCCCCGTGGCCAGTACAAGGTAGATATCTCAATGGACGGCTTCACGTCGATCAGCCAATCATTTACGCTCGAGGTTTCGCAAGTTCAGGAGATTAATGCGCACCTTCAGCCCGGTGGCGCCACGACTGTTGTGCAGGTGACGGATGCAGCGCCGCTGGTTGATACCTCGACCTCTTCGGTCGGCGAAGATATCCAGGGGAGGCAGGTTACGGAACTGCCGTTGAACGGCCGCAATTTCACTCAGCTTGCGCTGCTCACTCCGGGTGTGACTCGCGGAAACTATGGCAATTCCGCGTCGGGTGTTAACGGAGACGTGGAGACCTTCCGGAACTCAGAATCGGGCGGTGGCTCGCTTTCGACCAATGGATTGCGGCCTCAGGCGAACAACTTCATCCTGGACGGGATCGACAATAACGAGTCGCTGGTCAACACGCTTGATTTCTTCCCGAACATTGAAGGAACAGAAGAGTTCAAAGTGAATACGAGCACCGCACCTGCGGAGTTCGGACGAGCTGGAGGCGCGATCGTCCAGTCGTCCATTAAGTCTGGAGGCAGCCAGTTCCACGGATCGGCCTTTGAATTCGGGCGTTCAAGTCTTTTTGATTCGAACCCGAACCACGGGTTCATTGGTGTTGCTCCAACACCTGTTCTGCCCTTCAAACGCAATACTTTTGGCGGCTCTGTTGGCGGACCGGTGTGGAAGAACCATGTCTTCCTGTTTGGCGACTACCAGGGTGTTCGCGAGAACCAACCTCTCAATGCGGAGTCGGATACGGTACCTACCATGCTGATGCGGCAGGGCAACTTCTCTGAGCTGCTAGGAACTACCGGGATTACGGCCGCACCTCTTTACATCTTCTGTCCCAATCTTTACCCGAATGGCCCGAACGGTACGGCGGTGTACACGAGCGGAGCTATTTACGATCCTCTGACTTGCAACCCCTTTCCTGGGAACATCATTCCGAGCACCCAGCTGAACCCGGCTGCCCTCAACTATCTCAACGCCTATCCGCTGCCTAACACTTCGGGCACGACAAACGGAACGGAGAATAACTACACGACCTCGCGCGTCAACGTTACGCACAACAACACCTTCGACGTGCGTGCGGATGGGAATCTCACAAAGAGTGATCGTGCCTTTGCGCGGTTTGTGTATGACAACAGCAACTTCAGCCGCACTTCCTCGCTGCCGAACCTGCCTGCGGGCTTCGCCTCCGGCGAGAATTATGTGCATGGCCGTGGTTATGCCGTCGGGGAAACACACATCTTTTCGCCGACTGTGATTAACGAGTTTCGTATCGGCTACAACCGTTATACGTTCGCAAACGTACCGGTATTCTCCGGCGTGCCGATCTCGGCTGATCTGGGGATTGTGAACGCCAATCGCAATGCCAATCTCGGCGGCGGGGCGCTGATTGGAGGCAATGGAAACGAGATCGATTACACGGGTGACTACGGGACCTACGCGGTACCGGAAAACACCTATGAGATCAATGACGCTGTAACCATTGCGAGGACAAAGCATACCTTCAAATTTGGCGCGGCTGCGATTCGGCGCGAGGTGGCTTACTTCCGTCCGATCTCCGGCAAGGGATACTTCAATTTCGCTTCGGGCGACTCAACTGGATACGTAGTCTCAGAGATGCTCGCCGGTTTCACTGACTACTACAGCATCGGCGCACAAAGCGGTTTCTATGGAACCCGCAATTATGAGTTTGGTATCTTTGGTGAGGATGACTGGCATGCGACGCAGCGGTTGATGCTCAATCTCGGCTTGCGCTACGACATCATCACGTGGCCGACCGAGGAGTACAACCGCCAGGCAGCGCTCGATCCGGCAACCGGCACGATAGAGCTGGCCGGGGTCAATGGTGTGCCGCGCACCATCATCAACAACAACTACGGCAACTTCGCTCCTCGCATCGGATTTGCATACGACGTATTTGGCACAGGCAAGACGGTGCTGCGCGGAGGCTATGGAATTTACTATTTCCTCGATCGTGGCGGCATCGATAACCAGCTTGGTCAGCAGGTGCCCTTTGGCGGCAGCGTCAACTACACAGCGCAGCAAGGCTACCGCTATACGTTCACGGGCGCGGCAACTCCGAATCAAAACAGCAATGCGAACGCAACGGGACCGCTGCCGTTGCCAGGATTCCCTAACTTCAATCCGAATGATCCACCTGCCGGCATTAACGTGTTTGCTGTAGAGCGGACGGAGAAGCTTCCCAATGTGCAACAGTACGACCTGCAGCTACAGCAGCAGTTTGGAACGAAGACAATTATTACGCTGGGCTACGTGGGCAACAAGACCACGCATCTCGCGACCGGCTACCTTGACAATACCAATCCGCTTGGAACGCCGAGCACGACTCCGAATCCGTATCCGAATATCGGCGAGGTGGTGCTGAACAAGACCGATGGCGTGTCGCACTACAACAGCTTGCAGGCTCAACTCAACTACAAGGCGACTAACACCCTGATCTTCACCAGTTCGTATACGTGGGCGCACAACATCGACGACACGGACGGCTATCTGGACTTCTACGCAGTTAGCCCGATCTACGTCTACAACCACGCGCTGAACAAGGGTAACTCAACCCTCGACCAGCGGAACGTCTTCGTTGCGAGTGCTTTGTATACACTGCCATTCGGGCGTGGCCAGATGTTTGCGAATCACGTGGGCCGCGGGTTGGATATGGTTATAGGAGGGTGGCAACTCAATACGATTGTCTCTGCCGAAACCGGTTCGCCGTTCAGCGTTATCGGCGTCGAGAACTTCGGGTCGTCCTACAGTTTGCGCGCCAATGAGAAGGGTGGAGACCCTGTGACACACAGTGTCCTCAGCCAGCCTTATCTGGTAAAGTCTGACTTCTCAGCGCCAGCGCCCGGTACGGAAGGCAACACGGGCCGCAACGAATATTTTGGCCCTGGGCTCGCGGAGGGCGATATCTCTCTGTTCAAGACGCTGCACTTTACTGAACGCTTTGCAACGGAGCTTCGCGCGGAGGTCTACAACGTGACAAACACGCCGCAGTTTACCAATCCGGATGCAAACATCATCGATGGAACATTCGGTCAGATCACGGGTACACGTGAGTATTCGGAACGGCAGATGCAAATGGCAGTGCGCTTTCTCTTCTAA